In Paramicrobacterium humi, the genomic stretch CGCTCGGCGCGCTCCGCGACGGGGCGATTGGCTATCAGCACGCGCGGCAGCTCATCGACCAGGCGTCGACGCTCGAGCCGCACGACAGGAAGGCGTTCGAGGACGCAGCGCTGAGGGCGGCGAAATCGTCGACTCCGCCGCAGTTTCGGCAGTCGGCACGCAAGATTCGGGAGCGCATGTACCCCGAGACTCTCGAGGAGCGCCGCACGCGGGCGGAGAAGGACCGACGCGTGGAGTTCATCCCCGGCAACGACGGAATGGCCTGGCTCTCGCTGTACAGCACCGCCGCGACGACGCTCGGCATCGTCACGGCTGCCCACGAAACCGCACAGCGCCTCAAGTCGTCGGGGGATGACCGGACGCAGAGGCAGATTGCAGCGGACGTCGTCGTCGACGCCGTCATGTCCGGTCTCGTCCCTCCCGGAGCAGAGGAGCCGACGCGGGAGGCGCCTGCCCCGCTCGCCGCGGTCCGGCCAACGGTGCACGTCACCGTACCTGTCCTCACGCTCCTCGGCCGGAGCTCGGAGCCCGCCGAGCTCGAGGGATACGGCCCGATCGATCCGAGCATGGCCCGAGAGCTCGCCGCCCACGCCCCGAGCTTTATCCGGATCCTCACCCGCGCAGAGAACGGCGCCGTCCTCTCCGTGGGCCGCGATCGCTATGCGGTGCCGGCGGACTTGAGACGCGCCGTCGAGATCCGTGACGAGATCTGCCGCTTCCCGGGGTGCAATCGCCGTGCGTCCGAGTGTGAGATCGACCACACGAAAGACTGGCAGTTCGGCGGGGAGACCAGCATCCAGAATCTCGCGAGCGTGTGCCGCCCGCACCATCGTCTCAAGCACATGACCCGCTGGAGCGTGGAGCAGGGCGAAGACGGAGCAATGACGTGGACATCGCCGCTCGGCGGACGCTATGTCACCCGCGCGGCGATGACAGCCCGGGCGGTGCCCGTCGGAGACGGAGGGGAGCGCACCGACGACGCCGCTGAGACTCCGGTCGAGGATGCCGGGCGGGCTCCGTTCTGAGACCCGCGACGGATGCCGGTGAATTCACGCATTCTTCAGCGCGGATGGTTCAAGATGGAGAAATGCTGCACCGGCATCCTGTCCTCTCGATCATCACGCTCGCGTACATCGTGTTCGTCGGCTTGGTCACGCTGACCCCTGCGCCATTCGACTCGAACGTGAACGGAACGATCGCACGAGTGCTGCGGCTCTTCGCCCGCCACGAGCTCACCGAGTGGATCACGTACAGCCGGCTTGAGTTCATGGCCAACATCGGCATGTTCGTCCCGATCGGACTCTTCCTCGTGCTGCTTTTCGGTCGCCGATTCTGGTGGGTGGGGATAGCGTTCGGTGTTGCGTTCACCCTGTTCATCGAGGGATTCCAAGGGGTTGTGCTCTCCGCGACGCGGTACTCGACAGTGAGCGATATCGTCGCCAACAGCGCCGGCGCCGTGCTCGGCGTCGGTCTCGGCCTGATCGTCACCGCGGGTTCTGCGCGCCGCGCGCGGGATCGCAAGGCCACCCGGGACCGGCTTCGCACCGCGGCGTGAGTGGGCGGGGCGATCTGCTAGAATTTGTAGGTTGCCGTCCAACGGCCGCGGATAAAGAGAGCCCACACATCCTGTGCCGGGCACCGCGCAACGAGAGGAAGGGGATCGATTCTATGGCACTTGATGCAGAGACCAAGAAGGCGATCATCGAAGAGTACGCTACACACCCCGGTGACACTGGATCCCCTGAGGTTCAGATCGCCGTGATGTCGAAGCGCATCAAAGACCTCACCGAGCACCTGAAGCAGCACAAGCACGACCACCACTCGCGTCGTGGCCTTCTGCTTCTCGTCGGTCAGCGTCGTCGCATGCTCGGCTACCTCGCGGATGTCGACATCACCCGCTACCGTTCGCTCATCGAGCGTCTCGGACTGCGCCGATAAGCGTTCAATCGCACTTCTTTCAAACGGCCGTCACCGAAAGGTGGCGGCCGTTTGCCGTAGCCTGAGGATCAAAGCCGGAGGGAGACCCGTGAGCAGAACCCTGAAGATCGTCCTCGGTATCGTCATCTTCATCATCGCCCTGTGGCTGGCCTGGTGGCTTGTCGGCGTTCTCTTCCACTTGGCATGGTTCATCGTCAAGGCGCTCTTCGCGGTCGTCGTCGCGCTGATCATCGCCGTGCTGTTCCTCATCGCCGTGCGTCGGCGCCGGGACTGATGTCGTCAACGCTCGTCAAGCAGAACCCGGCGGCTCCGAAGGACTTCTTCGAGGCTGAGGCCAGTGGGCTGCGCTGGCTTTCCGCCGCCGGGGGAGCACGATGCGTTCGCGTCGTCGACGCGGGTCCCGGACGCATCGAGCTCGAGCGCATCAGCACGACCCAGCCGAGCCGCGAGGCGGCGTCGGCGTTCGGCCGCGAACTCGCGACGACCCACGACGCCGGCGCTGCGGCTTTCGGCGCCGCCCCCGACGGCTGGTCCGGTCGCCTGTACATCGGCCGACGGGAGATGCCTTCCCACACGGCTGACTCATGGGGAGAGTTCTACGCCCGGTACCGCGTGGAACCCTTCCTCGACACGGCCGTCGACGCGGGAAACCTCAGCTCTGACGAACGCGCGCTGGTCGACACCGCCTGCGGGATCATCGCCTCTGGCGCCTTCGACGACGGTGACGCCCCCGCGCGCATCCACGGCGACCTGTGGAACGGCAACGTGCTCTGGGCCGACTCGGGAGCCGTTCTCATCGATCCGGCGGCTCATGGCGGCCATCGTGAGACGGACCTCGCCATGCTGTCGCTGTTCGGGCTGCCGTACCTCGAAACGGTGCTGGCCGGCTATCAGGAGCGGCACCCGCTGCGCGACGGTTGGCGCGAGCGTGTCCCCGTGCATCAGCTGCATCCGCTCGCCGTGCATGCGGCGGGGCACGGTCGTGGGTACGGTGTCGAGCTCGCCACCGCGGCTCGCGCCGTTATCGCTCTCGCTGGGTGACCGAGGCTACTGCTTCGTACCGTCTGCACGGACGGTCGGAACGCTCGCTGTGCGCGGCCGCTTGGCTCCCGTCGGATCCGTTCGGCTTGGTCCGGGAGGAAGCCCGTCGTGCTTGGCGAAGATCCACTTCGGCTTCGGCTCGATGAGCGGCCGGAACAGGCGTCGCACGGGAGCGGTCGAGAGCCCCACGGCGATGAGGAACGCGACGATGAGCATTCCGATGAGCCACAGCTCGGGAAACGGCTCGTTCTTGAGGATGCCGGACTCCCTGATGGGGTAGAGAACGAAGCTGTGCAGAAGGTACACGTACATCGTCGACTGTCCGAACCCGGACATCCAGTTCTCACGTCGGGGGATGAGGACGAAGAAGGCGGCGATGAGCAGCGCTCCGAGCACGATTATCGCGAGCCGCACGGCGCCCGCCCACCACTGGTCCTCGCCGAGTCCGTCGTAGGAGTCGTCGTAGAAGAACCAGAACCGCAGATCGATCGCGCGCCACGTGTCAAGGAACGCGGCGACGACCGCGACCCAGCCGGCGAAGACGCCGAGCGCGGCGAGACGCAGCCACCACGGCCGCCGCTCTAGCAGCCTCCAGCGTTCCACGAGACGCCAATGCTTGACCTGCCACCCGAGCACGAAGAACGGCAAGATGCCGAAGACGCGCGCGAGGGAGAAGGTGTTGTCGACGTTGTCGAGATAGCCGACGCCGACAGACAGGAAGATCGCCCAGAACAACGGCCAGCGCAGGAGCGCGAAGTAGGGCAGCACGAGCCGGAAGATCGCCAGCGCGAGCAGGAACCACAGCGTCCAGGACGGCTTTGTCGGATTGAGCTCCTGCTTGCCCTCGACGAGGTACTGCACGAAGGACCAGATCGTCTCCATGAACACATAGGGAAGAACGATGTCGGTCAGCACCCGTTTCATCTGGCGGACCGAGGGCGGACCCGATTTTGAGAAGTAGCCGCTGATCATCGCGAAGGCGGGCATGTGGAACGCGTAGATCACGAGATAGACCGTGAGAGCGGCATCCGAGTCGCTGATCAGCCGCTGGATGGCATGCCCCATCACGACGAGGACGATGCACGCGAACCGTGCGTTGTCCCAGAACGGCACCCGCGCTTTCGGCGTCGCGACCGGGCCGGACGGCGGTGTACTCGACATGTGACCCCCTTCAGCAGCGAATCAACCCTAAACCGGTCGGTCGCGTCTGCTGTCGTCCGGCAGGGCCGCGTCGTCGGGCACGCCCGGCGTCTCGGGCAGCCACCACACGATGGTTCCCCAGATGAGAATCATGATGAGCAGCGTCGTGAGGATCGTGAGAACCGGGAAGGGAGTGCCGAGCCAGCGGGTGGCGAACCAGACCGGGATGCCGCTGCCGACGCCGGCCGCGAGAGCGATGGTGACCGGCTGGGCGAGCACGGACCGGACGCCGGTCCGTGGCGCGAGCCATCCGGCCGTGAGCAGGAGCGCGCATATTGCCGCCGCGATCGCGGTGGTCGCGGGGGCAAGCCACCGGTGGTCGAGCCCGAACGGGGCAAGAGCTGTGGGCATGACGATCACGGCAGCAAGCCACGCGGCGTAGGCGAGGGTGACGAGTATCGGGGGGATGGGCCCGGTCGGGGGAACGTCGGAGTCGAGACTGCAGTATCGGGAGCGCAGCGCGAGCACTCCGGAGGCGGCGATGAGAATCCACCACGTCGAGGACACGCCAAGCAAAGCGGTGAACACGGTCGCCATGCACAGCGTCGCGAGTGAGACGACCCCGTATGCTCCGCCATGCAGCAGCGCCCGCGACCGCATGTCCCGGATGCGCGGAAGCGCTTGGCGCGATGCCGGGTTCCGGGACGCATCAAGGCTTCTGACCAAATGGCTCCAGCGGCGATAGGCGTCGATGAACCCCGCTAGCAGGGCGAGGGCTATCGCACCGATGATCGCGTAGGCCGGGAGCGCTTCAAACGGCCGGAGCTCCTCGGGAGTCTGCCGCGGCACCGCCGCGACCACGGCGACGGCGAGGCCGACGACAGCGCCGAAAACGGCGGCGCGCAGCGGCACCGTGATCAGGGGGATCGCGACGGCGAACGGGCGAGCCGCTGCGATGCCGATGCGCCCCGCGAGGCCGCTCGAGCCGTCGAGCGCACGGGAGGCCACTCGGATGATGCGGGAGAGTACGCCGAGTCGGTAGCGGGGGATGAGGTTGTCGAGGGTGTCGGCGCCGAGGGCCAATCTCCGCCGAATCGAGCTCGCGTTGCTGTCGGCGTCGGGCGGTCCGGCAAGTGGCGGGTCGGCGCTCTCGGCAAGGTCCTCAAGCAGCGCCGACTGCACGGCGTCGACGGCGATCTCGAGAGGGGGCTTCCACAGTCCCGCGTTCGGGTCCAGCTGAGTTGGCGCGCCCTCGGCATGGGCCTGCCGGTCGAGGATGCGCACGAGACCCGCCGCAGCATCCAGCCGGCCCCACCACCAGTCGTTGGTGCGCCAGTCGGTGCTCAGGAAGCCGCCGAAGTTCCACAATTGGGAGCCGGCGAGTTTGTCGTCGGCTGTCAGCACGGCGACGCCGAAGAGTCGGTCGACCGTTTCCTCGTCGAGGTCGCTGGGGTGCAGCCGAAGCGCGAGTCTTGCCATCGCCTTCTCCCGGCCGCGCACGAGCGGAATGAACTCCTCGGGCCGGGCCGGCGCCTCGTCGCCCGTGATCCGGGCGAACGAGAGCGACGAGACGGGCTCCGGTATTCCGCGGGGCGCGAGGAACGGTGCGAGGTCGTGTGCTGTGAAGCGTCTGTCGTCGAGCGGGACGCCGCTGAAAGGGTTGTGGATCCATGCCCGCTCGCCTTCCGTCTCGTCGCCGGTCTCCGGTTGGCGTCGCGGGGAGATCGCGCGCAGTCGCGTGACCGCTTCGTTGAGGGCGCTCCACAGCGGCACCGTGTCGGCGGCGGCGTTCGCCTCGACCCACGCGAGAAGCGCGGCGCGTGTGCGGTCCGCGGAGTCTCGTCCGGCGTCGAGAGCGATGGCGGCGGCGAGGTCACGAGCGTCCGTCGCCTCCCCGAGGACGCGATACAGGGCGAGGCGAAGATCTGCGAGCGGCGTGCCCCGGTGCCGACGCGAGCGCTGAGGCAGCGTCTCCAGAGCCCGGACCCACGACAGGGCGCAGAGCGCGGCGTCGAGGGCGGCCTGCGGGCCGTCCGCGATGGCGGAGACGAGAGGAGACGAGAGCCCTGCCTCTGTCGCGTTCTCGTACAGCGGCAGCGCGACCTCGTCGAGCCGCTCGCGGTCCTGATCGCTCCAGCGACGCCACACCACTCGTCTCGGACTGTTCACACCGAGCTGCCACAGCCCGGGGTCGGTGACCACGCCGCTGAAGAACTGCACGTCTGCCGCAGCTCGGAAGCGCACGTACGCGAGCCGCGCCTCGGCCGCGTTGAACCGCGCCGTCGTCGTGGCGGCGTATGCGTCGCCGCGCCCGCTCTCGCGCAGCAGGTCGATGCGATAACGCTCGACCTGGGCGATCTCCTCCTCGCCGGACTCGCGAGCGCCCAGCGTCTGACGACCGGCCCGGATCGCCGTGAGCAGCTGCGACTGACGATCGTTCAGCCGACGCAGCATGCTGAGCGGACCCTTCGCCGGACCGGCGGGGCCGTATCGCGAGGGACGGACCGAGCGCGGCGGCGGGGAAGGGGGCAGCGGGTCGAGGTACAGCAGCGCTCGAGACGAGGGAACCGACGACGCGGAACGACGGATCGCCCGGAACGCCTGATCGACCGGCACGTCATCGAGGATGCTGCCGTCGATGATGCGGAACGGATGATTCCAATCCGCGCGGTGCCCGCTGAAGGCATACGACATGTCCACGTGCGTCGCGTCGCCCGCGACGGATTCGTCCGCTCGCTTCACCTTCGAGAACACGAGCGCCGGTTCGAAGGCGCCCGGGAACGAGGATGTCGATCGGGCCGCGTATGAGAGGCGGGAGAGGTCGGAGCCGTCGCCCGGCGCGTCAGGAACTCGCCGACCCACTTCGCTCGCCGTGCCGTCGTCCGTGCCGATGAAATGGAAGTACCCGCGCGTGTCCTTGGCCTCCGGGTCGCTGCGCGCCGCACTGTCGATGACGGTCGCGGCCAGGTCGACGCTCACGCGCGCGGAGCGATGCAGCGGATGCCGCGCCGAAACCTGCTCGTCGTAGAGCTCGTGCAGGGCGCGCGTGAGCCGCGGCCAGAAATACTCGTCCCCGCGCATTACCGAGTCGACGGGCCGCACGCCCGGTCCGTGCAGCAGCCGTCGCACGTCCGCCGCATCCTGCCACGTCCCCAGGACCGAGTCAGCGCTCGCCGAGGCGCGCTGAGCGACAGCGTAGACGACGGCGTTCAGTCCGCCCGCGCTCGCTCCCGCGAGAACATCGAACTCGACTCCGTCGTAGCCGGCTTGTGCGAGCATGCGCGCATACACTCGCGCTCGCCGCAGCTCCGGTCCGTGCAAGGGAGGCGGCTCGCTCGCGGAACGCGGAACGTAGAAAGCGTCCCAGCCGTGCGTCGTGCGGCAGAGTCGGATGCGCCGCACCATGTCGAGCTCGGCGATCGTGCCGCCGATCCAGACGGCGAGGCTGACACCGCCGCGCAGGGCCAGAGCGACACGCAGAATATGCCCGTGCACACCCTCGCCGAGGGCGTCCTCCGACACGATGCGTGCCGTGGCGTCGGTGCCGAGGCCAAGTGCCACGACGGGAAGCGATGCCGCGCTTCGCCTCATGAGACCTCCCGTCGCCGGTGGCTCAACGCTAGTCCGAGTCGGCTACGACGTGCCAGTGCCCAAGAATCGGGTCCTGAACAGGCCTCTCTGCTAGAATCGCTGCGGTCGGCCTCATGGCCGGCACGCAAGAACGGAGCAGGCCGGCAGGAAGCTGGTCCTCGGTGGTGGATCTCTCTCGGTCGAGGGCGGTTTTCTACTGGAGATCAGCCATGGCGACCTCGGGGTCCCCATGAGTATGTACTGCCTGTTCTGCTCCGTGTTGCCGGGCGCACGCGCGCCCAGCTGACAACAAAGGAGTGTGACCTTGGAAGGTCCAGAAATCACCGCAACCGAGGCTGTCCTCGACAACGGTCGCTTCGGCAAGCGCACGGTGCGCTTCGAAGCCGGCCGCCTCGCGCAGCAGGCGCAGGGCGCCGTCGCCGCATACCTCGACGAGGAAACCATGCTGCTCTCGGCGACGTCCGTGAGCAAGCACCCGAAGGAGAACTTCGACTTCTTCCCGCTGACTGTCGACGTGGAAGAGCGCAGCTACGCCGCGGGCAAGATCCCCGGCTCGTTCTTCCGCCGCGAGGGACGCCCGTCCACTGACGCGATCCTCGTCTGCCGCCTCATCGACCGTCCGCTGCGCCCGTCGTTCGTCGACGGACTGCGCAACGAGGTGCAGATCGTCATCACCGTCCTCTCGATCGCGCCGGGTGAGTACTACGACGCGCTCGCCATCAACGCGGCATCCGCGTCGACCCAGATCTCGGGACTGCCGTTCTCCGGCCCGATCGCCGGTGTGCGCCTCGCGCTCATCCCCGGCAACGGCCAGGCGGAAGACCAGTGGGTCGCGTTCCCGAACGTCGAGCAGGTCGAGCAGGCCGTGTTCGACCTCATGGTCGCCGGCCGCGTCGTCACCGACGCGAACGGCAACAAGGACGTCGCGATCATGATGGTCGAGGCTGAGGCGACCGAGCACAGCTTCGAGCTGATCAAGGCCGGTGCCACGAAGCCGAACGAAGAGATCGTGGCTGCGGGCCTCGAAGCCGCGAAGCCGTTCATCGCCGAGCTCGTGCGTGCCCAGTCGGAGCTGGCCTCGCACGCAGCGAAGGACGTCAAGGAGTACCCGGTCTTCCTGCCGTACACCGACGAGGTTCTCGCCGCCGTGGACGCCGAGGCAGCCGACGAGCTCGCGAAGGTCTACCAGATCGCTGACAAGATCGAGCGTCAGAACGCTGACGACGCTCTCAAGGACCGCGTCAAGGACGCCATCGCGGCGAAGGCGGATGCCGGAGAGCTTCCCGCCGACGCGGTCGGCCAGGTCTCTGCCGCCTACAAGTCGGTCACGAAGCGCATCGTTCGCGGTCGCATCCTCTCCGAGGGTGTGCGCATCGACGGTCGTGGACTTGCGGACATCCGTCCGCTCGACGCCGAGGTGCAGGTCATCCCGCGCGTCCACGGTTCGGCGATCTTCCAGCGC encodes the following:
- a CDS encoding HNH endonuclease signature motif containing protein, which translates into the protein MDNTNERPDEPEDAAPGRAADMLSFMIDGIASQYALLATVHARVASMMNMAVAAASRNEHLLVHTDSPGTSAQQITELTRRALVAEIATAARLSERMVSSMLDESQSLANELPDTLGALRDGAIGYQHARQLIDQASTLEPHDRKAFEDAALRAAKSSTPPQFRQSARKIRERMYPETLEERRTRAEKDRRVEFIPGNDGMAWLSLYSTAATTLGIVTAAHETAQRLKSSGDDRTQRQIAADVVVDAVMSGLVPPGAEEPTREAPAPLAAVRPTVHVTVPVLTLLGRSSEPAELEGYGPIDPSMARELAAHAPSFIRILTRAENGAVLSVGRDRYAVPADLRRAVEIRDEICRFPGCNRRASECEIDHTKDWQFGGETSIQNLASVCRPHHRLKHMTRWSVEQGEDGAMTWTSPLGGRYVTRAAMTARAVPVGDGGERTDDAAETPVEDAGRAPF
- a CDS encoding VanZ family protein, translating into MLHRHPVLSIITLAYIVFVGLVTLTPAPFDSNVNGTIARVLRLFARHELTEWITYSRLEFMANIGMFVPIGLFLVLLFGRRFWWVGIAFGVAFTLFIEGFQGVVLSATRYSTVSDIVANSAGAVLGVGLGLIVTAGSARRARDRKATRDRLRTAA
- the rpsO gene encoding 30S ribosomal protein S15 codes for the protein MALDAETKKAIIEEYATHPGDTGSPEVQIAVMSKRIKDLTEHLKQHKHDHHSRRGLLLLVGQRRRMLGYLADVDITRYRSLIERLGLRR
- a CDS encoding fructosamine kinase family protein; the protein is MSSTLVKQNPAAPKDFFEAEASGLRWLSAAGGARCVRVVDAGPGRIELERISTTQPSREAASAFGRELATTHDAGAAAFGAAPDGWSGRLYIGRREMPSHTADSWGEFYARYRVEPFLDTAVDAGNLSSDERALVDTACGIIASGAFDDGDAPARIHGDLWNGNVLWADSGAVLIDPAAHGGHRETDLAMLSLFGLPYLETVLAGYQERHPLRDGWRERVPVHQLHPLAVHAAGHGRGYGVELATAARAVIALAG
- a CDS encoding acyltransferase family protein; this encodes MSSTPPSGPVATPKARVPFWDNARFACIVLVVMGHAIQRLISDSDAALTVYLVIYAFHMPAFAMISGYFSKSGPPSVRQMKRVLTDIVLPYVFMETIWSFVQYLVEGKQELNPTKPSWTLWFLLALAIFRLVLPYFALLRWPLFWAIFLSVGVGYLDNVDNTFSLARVFGILPFFVLGWQVKHWRLVERWRLLERRPWWLRLAALGVFAGWVAVVAAFLDTWRAIDLRFWFFYDDSYDGLGEDQWWAGAVRLAIIVLGALLIAAFFVLIPRRENWMSGFGQSTMYVYLLHSFVLYPIRESGILKNEPFPELWLIGMLIVAFLIAVGLSTAPVRRLFRPLIEPKPKWIFAKHDGLPPGPSRTDPTGAKRPRTASVPTVRADGTKQ
- a CDS encoding DUF3376 domain-containing protein, with product MRRSAASLPVVALGLGTDATARIVSEDALGEGVHGHILRVALALRGGVSLAVWIGGTIAELDMVRRIRLCRTTHGWDAFYVPRSASEPPPLHGPELRRARVYARMLAQAGYDGVEFDVLAGASAGGLNAVVYAVAQRASASADSVLGTWQDAADVRRLLHGPGVRPVDSVMRGDEYFWPRLTRALHELYDEQVSARHPLHRSARVSVDLAATVIDSAARSDPEAKDTRGYFHFIGTDDGTASEVGRRVPDAPGDGSDLSRLSYAARSTSSFPGAFEPALVFSKVKRADESVAGDATHVDMSYAFSGHRADWNHPFRIIDGSILDDVPVDQAFRAIRRSASSVPSSRALLYLDPLPPSPPPRSVRPSRYGPAGPAKGPLSMLRRLNDRQSQLLTAIRAGRQTLGARESGEEEIAQVERYRIDLLRESGRGDAYAATTTARFNAAEARLAYVRFRAAADVQFFSGVVTDPGLWQLGVNSPRRVVWRRWSDQDRERLDEVALPLYENATEAGLSSPLVSAIADGPQAALDAALCALSWVRALETLPQRSRRHRGTPLADLRLALYRVLGEATDARDLAAAIALDAGRDSADRTRAALLAWVEANAAADTVPLWSALNEAVTRLRAISPRRQPETGDETEGERAWIHNPFSGVPLDDRRFTAHDLAPFLAPRGIPEPVSSLSFARITGDEAPARPEEFIPLVRGREKAMARLALRLHPSDLDEETVDRLFGVAVLTADDKLAGSQLWNFGGFLSTDWRTNDWWWGRLDAAAGLVRILDRQAHAEGAPTQLDPNAGLWKPPLEIAVDAVQSALLEDLAESADPPLAGPPDADSNASSIRRRLALGADTLDNLIPRYRLGVLSRIIRVASRALDGSSGLAGRIGIAAARPFAVAIPLITVPLRAAVFGAVVGLAVAVVAAVPRQTPEELRPFEALPAYAIIGAIALALLAGFIDAYRRWSHLVRSLDASRNPASRQALPRIRDMRSRALLHGGAYGVVSLATLCMATVFTALLGVSSTWWILIAASGVLALRSRYCSLDSDVPPTGPIPPILVTLAYAAWLAAVIVMPTALAPFGLDHRWLAPATTAIAAAICALLLTAGWLAPRTGVRSVLAQPVTIALAAGVGSGIPVWFATRWLGTPFPVLTILTTLLIMILIWGTIVWWLPETPGVPDDAALPDDSRRDRPV
- a CDS encoding polyribonucleotide nucleotidyltransferase produces the protein MEGPEITATEAVLDNGRFGKRTVRFEAGRLAQQAQGAVAAYLDEETMLLSATSVSKHPKENFDFFPLTVDVEERSYAAGKIPGSFFRREGRPSTDAILVCRLIDRPLRPSFVDGLRNEVQIVITVLSIAPGEYYDALAINAASASTQISGLPFSGPIAGVRLALIPGNGQAEDQWVAFPNVEQVEQAVFDLMVAGRVVTDANGNKDVAIMMVEAEATEHSFELIKAGATKPNEEIVAAGLEAAKPFIAELVRAQSELASHAAKDVKEYPVFLPYTDEVLAAVDAEAADELAKVYQIADKIERQNADDALKDRVKDAIAAKADAGELPADAVGQVSAAYKSVTKRIVRGRILSEGVRIDGRGLADIRPLDAEVQVIPRVHGSAIFQRGETQILGVTTLNMLKMEQQIDSLSPQTHKRYMHHYNFPPYSTGETGRVGSPKRREIGHGFLAERALAPVLPSREEFPYAIRQVSEALGSNGSTSMGSVCASTLSLLNAGVPLRAPVAGIAMGLVSDEVDGETRYAALTDILGAEDALGDMDFKVAGTSEYVTAIQLDTKLDGIPASVLAAALTQAKEARTTILQVLNAAIDAPDEMAPTAPRVISVQIPVDKIGELIGPKGKTINGIQDETGADISIEEDGTVYIGAVDGPSAEAARAQVNAIANPTNPEPGDQFLGTVVKIAAFGAFISLLPGRDGLLHISEVRKLAGGKRVGAVEDVLSVGQKILVEVTKVDDRGKLSLQPVLNEDSANEKPAEGDAQAAPVEG